One window from the genome of Dioscorea cayenensis subsp. rotundata cultivar TDr96_F1 chromosome 3, TDr96_F1_v2_PseudoChromosome.rev07_lg8_w22 25.fasta, whole genome shotgun sequence encodes:
- the LOC120254583 gene encoding pentatricopeptide repeat-containing protein At1g80550, mitochondrial-like, giving the protein MKTLNPSAPFRSPPSSIAGALPLLSNARHHPPRPPDQASASLDFDQDTVLATLASYSDDWPRAVDFFRWVSSRFIHTPATHSLLISILGKHFEFTLAWSHIISINPSPDRSVLRSHFNRLAAAHLVQDALDAFRRSADFGLYDAATFSLLIDALCDHRHVIEAADLCKNPPFPIDTKIYNMLLRGWLRMGWWGRCREFWEEMDQKGVAKDLHSYSIYMDILSKSGKPWKAIKVYKEMRSRNIALDVVAYNTVIQAVGKSDGVDRAITLYKEMIERGCEPNVVTFNTIIKLLCGDGRINEGYAFFEQMRKKGCDPNVITYHCFFRNLNRPKEILWLFDRMVNTGCRPRMDTYVMLMNKFGRWGFLRPVLLVWKAMEEHGCSPDAFAYNALIDALLQKGMVDIARKYDEEMLAKGLSPKPRKELGTGGFSARSSADIVSDDHNALSNVF; this is encoded by the coding sequence atgaaaaccctaaaccctagcGCGCCCTTTCGCTCTCCTCCGAGCTCCATAGCCGGAGCTCTTCCCCTCCTTAGCAATGCCCGCCACCACCCTCCCCGTCCCCCAGATCAAGCGTCGGCGTCGCTGGACTTCGACCAGGACACCGTCCTCGCCACCCTCGCCTCCTACTCCGATGACTGGCCGCGCGCCGTCGATTTCTTCCGTTGGGTCTCGTCCCGCTTTATCCACACTCCGGCCACCCATTCTCTTCTCATCTCCATTCTAGGTAAGCACTTCGAGTTCACTCTCGCATGGTCTCACATCATCTCCATCAACCCCTCCCCGGATCGCTCCGTCCTCCGCTCCCATTTTAACCGCCTCGCCGCCGCACACCTCGTTCAAGACGCGCTTGATGCTTTCCGGCGCTCTGCTGACTTTGGCCTCTATGACGCCGCTACCTTCAGCCTCCTCATTGACGCCCTCTGCGACCATCGGCACGTCATTGAAGCGGCTGACCTCTGCAAGAACCCTCCTTTCCCGATCGATACTAAGATCTACAACATGCTTCTTCGGGGCTGGCTCCGGATGGGGTGGTGGGGACGTTGCCGCGAGTTCTGGGAGGAGATGGATCAAAAGGGAGTCGCCAAGGACCTTCACTCCTACTCCATCTACATGGACATCCTCTCCAAGTCTGGCAAGCCGTGGAAAGCCATCAAGGTCTATAAGGAGATGAGGAGTAGGAACATTGCTCTCGATGTTGTCGCTTACAACACTGTTATCCAGGCAGTAGGGAAGTCAGATGGTGTTGATCGAGCGATAACGCTGTACAAAGAGATGATTGAAAGGGGTTGTGAGCCAAATGTAGTGACTTTCAATACAATTATTAAGCTCTTGTGCGGGGATGGGAGGATTAATGAGGGATATGCTTTTTTTGAACAGATGAGGAAGAAGGGATGTGATCCCAATGTGATTACATACCACTGTTTCTTTCGGAACCTTAATAGGCCTAAGGAGATCCTCTGGTTGTTTGATAGGATGGTTAATACTGGATGCCGGCCAAGGATGGACACTTATGTGATGCTGATGAACAAGTTTGGGAGGTGGGGGTTTCTTAGGCCAGTATTACTTGTTTGGAAGGCAATGGAGGAGCATGGGTGTAGCCCGGATGCATTTGCTTATAATGCGTTGATTGATGCTCTGTTACAGAAGGGGATGGTTGATATAGCGAGGAAGTATGATGAGGAGATGTTGGCCAAGGGATTATCTCCAAAACCGCGGAAGGAATTGGGTACTGGCGGTTTCAGTGCAAGGTCTTCTGCTGATATTGTTTCTGATGATCATAATGCATTGAGTAATGTCTTCTAG
- the LOC120253908 gene encoding probable protein phosphatase 2C 27 isoform X2, with protein MEKICENTVATEGNENLSKDFVPSIRSGEWSDIGSREYMEDTHVCITDLAKKFGSCYLGGDVVSFYGVFDGHGGKSAAQFVRDNLPRVIVEDADFPLELEKVVTRSFVQTDTETYSRQSTLSSGTTALTAMIFGRSLLVANAGDCRAVLSRLGMAIEMSKDHRPCCLKERKRIESLGGYVDDGYLNGQLGVTRALGDWHLEGMKTIGEPGGPLSAEPELKLITLNKDDEFLIIGSDGLWDVFSNQNAVDFARRKLQEHNDAKLCCKQLVEEAIRRGADDNLTAVMICFHLDPPPPIIVQKSKVRRSISAEGLQNVKGHLEGLHCFN; from the exons ATGGAAAAAATCTGTGAGAACACAGTGGCGACAGAAGGCAATGAAAACTTGTCCAAGGACTTTGTACCAAGTATTCGATCTGGGGAGTGGTCTGATATCGGCAGTCGTGAGTATATGGAAGATACACATGTATGCATTACTGATCTTGCTAAGAAATTTGGCTCTTGCTATTTGGGCGGTGATGTTGTTTCGTTCTATGGG GTTTTTGATGGACATGGAGGCAAAAGTGCTGCTCAATTTGTCCGTGACAATCTTCCTCGGGTCATCGTCGAAGATGCAGATTTCCCACTTGAGCTCGAAAAAGTAGTCACGAGGTCATTCGTGCAAACCGACACTGAAACATACTCTCGTCAGTCCACTCTTTCTTCTGGAACAACAGCACTCACAGCAATGATATTTGGAAG GTCTCTTCTTGTTGCTAACGCCGGTGATTGCCGAGCAGTTCTTTCTCGACTCGGGATGGCAATCGAAATGTCCAAAGATCATAGGCCATGTTGTCTCAAGGAAAGAAAACGGATTGAATCTCTCGGAGGTTACGTCGATGATGGTTACTTAAACGGGCAGCTCGGAGTGACCCGTGCGCTCGGAGATTGGCATCTTGAGGGGATGAAGACCATCGGTGAACCCGGGGGGCCATTGAGTGCTGAACCTGAACTTAAATTAATAACCTTAAACAAGGACGACGAGTTCTTGATAATAGGCAGTGACGGCTTATGGGATGTCTTCTCAAACCAAAATGCAGTAGACTTTGCTCGAAGAAAGTTACAAGAGCACAACGATGCGAAGTTGTGCTGCAAACAGTTGGTCGAGGAGGCAATAAGGCGAGGTGCCGACGACAATCTAACGGCCGTGATGATCTGCTTCCACTTGGATCCTCCGCCACCCATAATAGTCCAGAAATCAAAAGTACGACGGAGTATATCTGCCGAAGGTCTCCAAAATGTCAAGGGTCATTTGGAAGGGCTACATTGTTTCAATTGA
- the LOC120253908 gene encoding probable protein phosphatase 2C 27 isoform X1, translating into MCVKDKLNNSGDMEKLDFSKPQMGKSSSLSNPHMEKICENTVATEGNENLSKDFVPSIRSGEWSDIGSREYMEDTHVCITDLAKKFGSCYLGGDVVSFYGVFDGHGGKSAAQFVRDNLPRVIVEDADFPLELEKVVTRSFVQTDTETYSRQSTLSSGTTALTAMIFGRSLLVANAGDCRAVLSRLGMAIEMSKDHRPCCLKERKRIESLGGYVDDGYLNGQLGVTRALGDWHLEGMKTIGEPGGPLSAEPELKLITLNKDDEFLIIGSDGLWDVFSNQNAVDFARRKLQEHNDAKLCCKQLVEEAIRRGADDNLTAVMICFHLDPPPPIIVQKSKVRRSISAEGLQNVKGHLEGLHCFN; encoded by the exons ATGTGCGTCAAGGACAAGCTGAACAACTCTGGAGACATGGAAAAGCTGGACTTTTCTAAGCCCCAGATGGGGAAAAGCTCCAGCCTTTCCAATCCTCAT ATGGAAAAAATCTGTGAGAACACAGTGGCGACAGAAGGCAATGAAAACTTGTCCAAGGACTTTGTACCAAGTATTCGATCTGGGGAGTGGTCTGATATCGGCAGTCGTGAGTATATGGAAGATACACATGTATGCATTACTGATCTTGCTAAGAAATTTGGCTCTTGCTATTTGGGCGGTGATGTTGTTTCGTTCTATGGG GTTTTTGATGGACATGGAGGCAAAAGTGCTGCTCAATTTGTCCGTGACAATCTTCCTCGGGTCATCGTCGAAGATGCAGATTTCCCACTTGAGCTCGAAAAAGTAGTCACGAGGTCATTCGTGCAAACCGACACTGAAACATACTCTCGTCAGTCCACTCTTTCTTCTGGAACAACAGCACTCACAGCAATGATATTTGGAAG GTCTCTTCTTGTTGCTAACGCCGGTGATTGCCGAGCAGTTCTTTCTCGACTCGGGATGGCAATCGAAATGTCCAAAGATCATAGGCCATGTTGTCTCAAGGAAAGAAAACGGATTGAATCTCTCGGAGGTTACGTCGATGATGGTTACTTAAACGGGCAGCTCGGAGTGACCCGTGCGCTCGGAGATTGGCATCTTGAGGGGATGAAGACCATCGGTGAACCCGGGGGGCCATTGAGTGCTGAACCTGAACTTAAATTAATAACCTTAAACAAGGACGACGAGTTCTTGATAATAGGCAGTGACGGCTTATGGGATGTCTTCTCAAACCAAAATGCAGTAGACTTTGCTCGAAGAAAGTTACAAGAGCACAACGATGCGAAGTTGTGCTGCAAACAGTTGGTCGAGGAGGCAATAAGGCGAGGTGCCGACGACAATCTAACGGCCGTGATGATCTGCTTCCACTTGGATCCTCCGCCACCCATAATAGTCCAGAAATCAAAAGTACGACGGAGTATATCTGCCGAAGGTCTCCAAAATGTCAAGGGTCATTTGGAAGGGCTACATTGTTTCAATTGA
- the LOC120257329 gene encoding putative glycerol-3-phosphate transporter 5: METLTLTPSRSLLYYQISALLLTFSAYAAFHASRKPPSIVKPVLGPDPSEANAGWPPFNGPRGPHRLGELDLAFLSAYSLGMYFAGHAGDRLDLRFLLSTGMFLSGASTITFGLGFFLKIHRFTFFVAVQVLAGLFHSIGWPCVVSVVGNWFGKSRRGLIMGIWSSHTSIGNILGSVMASSVLEFGWGWSFILPGLLIILVGLFIRVFLVVDPRDVGFEAPEDHEVITEMEMNPGECLDDLGDIGEEEEKIGFVESKWKKDEEDALKAIGFMEAWRLEGVAEFALCLFFSKLVAFTFLYWLPFYLRHTAVAGEHLSQKSAGMLSTIFDIGGVLGGISAGFLSDSIDARAVTSILFLVCSIPVLIIYRIFGSISMSLNIGLMFLSGYFVNAPYSLITTAVSADLGTQDTVKGNSRALATVTAIIDATGSVGATLGPLLTGYISTRGWNSVFFMLVSANSLAIMFLIRLAKTEIKSKMNDRK; encoded by the exons atggaaaccctaaccctaactccaTCTCGGAGCCTCCTCTACTACCAGATCTCCGCCCTTCTCCTCACCTTCTCCGCCTACGCCGCCTTCCACGCCTCCCGCAAACCCCCCAGCATCGTCAAGCCCGTTCTCGGCCCCGACCCCTCCGAAGCCAATGCCGGATGGCCCCCTTTCAACGGGCCCCGCGGGCCTCACCGCCTTGGCGAGCTCGACCTTGCTTTCCTCTCCGCCTACTCCCTCGGCATGTACTTCGCCGGTCACGCCGGCGACCGCCTTGATCTCCGCTTCCTCCTCTCCACCGGCATGTTCCTCTCCGGTGCTTCTACGATCACCTTCGGCCTCGGATTCTTCCTCAAAATCCACCGATTCACGTTCTTCGTCGCCGTCCAGGTACTCGCAGGGTTATTCCATTCAATCGGATGGCCGTGTGTGGTCTCCGTGGTGGGGAATTGGTTCGGGAAGTCAAGGCGAGGGCTTATCATGGGGATATGGAGCTCGCACACCTCCATCGGGAACATCCTCGGATCGGTGATGGCCTCCTCGGTTCTCGAGTTCGGATGGGGATGGTCCTTCATCCTCCCAGGTTTGCTCATCATTCTGGTTGGGCTCTTCATTAGGGTTTTCTTGGTGGTTGATCCGAGAGACGTGGGATTTGAAGCTCCGGAAGATCATGAGGTGATAACGGAGATGGAGATGAATCCCGGGGAGTGCTTGGATGATTTGGGGGatattggagaagaagaggagaagataGGGTTTGTAGAATCGAAATGGAAGAAGGATGAGGAGGATGCATTGAAGGCAATAGGGTTCATGGAAGCATGGAGATTGGAAGGAGTTGCAGAGTTTGCTCTATGTCTCTTCTTCTCAAAGCTTGTGGCTTTCACCTTCCTCTATTGGTTGCCCTTCTACCTTCGCCACACTG CTGTTGCTGGGGAGCACTTGTCGCAAAAATCTGCGGGAATGCTTTCAACAATTTTTGACATAGGAGGAGTGTTAGGAGGAATTTCGGCAGGGTTCCTTTCCGATAGTATTGATGCGCGTGCTGTTACTTCGATTTTATTCCTTGTATGCTCAATTCCAGTTCTCATCATCTATCGAATTTTCGGGAGCATCTCAATGTCCTTGAATATCGGCTTAATGTTTCTTTCTGGTTATTTTGTGAATGCCCCCTACTCACTTATCACCACAGCAGTTTCTGCTGATTTAGGTACTCAAGATACTGTTAAAGGAAATTCAAGAGCTTTAGCAACAGTTACAGCAATCATCGACGCAACTGGCTCTGTTGGAGCTACCTTAGGACCATTGCTTACCGGATACATTTCGACCAGGGGATGGAACAGTGTTTTCTTTATGCTTGTTTCTGcaaattctcttgcaattatgTTCTTGATTCGACTTGCGAAaactgaaatcaaaagtaaaatgaATGACAGGAAGTAA